In Candidatus Omnitrophota bacterium, the genomic window ACCACCACCCTTTATTCGGCGCTGATGAGGATAAACACGATCGACCGCAACATTATAACTATTGAGGATCCGGTGGAATACCGCCTTGGGCTTATACGCCAGGTCCAGGTTAACCCCAAGGCCGGGATAACCTTTGCCAACGGCTTAAGGGCGATGCTGCGCCAGGACCCGGACGTGATAATGGTCGGCGAGATCCGCGACCTGGAGACCGCGATAATTGCCATACAGGCGGCGTTGACCGGGCATCTGGTTTTCTCGACTTTGCACACAAATGACGCGGCTTCCGCTGTTACCCGGTTGGTCAATATGGGGGTTGAATCATTTTTGATCTCAGCGTCTCTTATCGGGGTCATGGCCCAGAGGCTGGTAAGGGTTATCTGCGAAAATTGCAAAGAGGAATACACGCCATCCAGGGCCCTGGCGGATAAATGGGGCATTTCACTCAAGACGAACCCTGTCCTGTACAGAGGCAGAGGCTGCGATCATTGTAAAGGGACGGGTTTTCGCGGCAGGACCGGGATATTCGAGTTGATGGTCATCGACGATGAATTAAGGGAAATGGTCATATCCGGGGCATCGACGATCAACCTGCGCAAGAAGGCGCAGGAAAAAGGGATGCAATTGTTAAGCCAGGACGGAATGCTCAAGGTCGTCTCCGGGATAACCACGATCGAGGAGATAGCCCGCGTATGCGAGGAGCATGTTGATCTTAAACCGGCGGCGGCCGAAGAGGTAGATATAAAGCCTCTCATTGCGGCGGCTAAACCCGCGGCCAAGCAGGTGCAGGTAAAGGAATCGGATATCGCCGCTTACCAGAATAAGATAGCCAGCTGGTTGGAGAAAAGGACTTAAGGTTTTATGGCCACGTATGTATATAAAGCAGTGGATTCCACAGGCAGGATGGTGAAAGGCGAAGTGGATGCCGCCAGCGAGATCGGCGTTACCACCGAGCTGGCCAAGATGGGGTATATGCCGGTAAGCATAGCGTTCAAGGCCAAGCCCAAAGCAGGCGGTGTTTCTTTCAATTTCGGCAAAGATAATTCCGGGACGGTCAGCCCCAAGGCCCTGGTCATTTTCAGCCGGCAGTTCGCCGTGATCATAAAAGCGGCTGTCCCTATTCTTGAGGGCCTGGGCGTGCTGGCTGAACAGACCGACGACCAGGCTTTAAAAAAAGCGCTTAATCAGGTCATTCACGATGTGGAAGGAGGTATCAGCCTTTCTCAGGCTATGTCCAAACACCCCGGGGTTTTTTCCCAACTTTACGTCAATACTGTGGTAGCCGGAGAAAGCGCGGGTATCCTGGACAAGGTGCTTTTCAGGCTTTCCAACATGCTGGAAGAGGATATGGAGAACCGGACGAATATATCCGCGGCGATGCGTTATCCGATAATGGTGATCGTGGCTTTGATAATGGCGGTTATCGCGTTGTCGGTATTCGTTATCCCGCAATTCGCCGGGATATATTCCACAATGAGCGTGAGCCTGCCCTTGCCGACAACGATAATGATAATAATAGGCAATGTCCTGACCCATTATTGGTATCTGGTCATCGCCGGCGTTATAGGTTTGTTTTTTTTATTCAAGGCTGCTATAAAGACCGGGCGGGGCAGGTATATCTGGGATGATTTGAAGTTCAAGGCTCCGATAATCAGCAGGGTATATACAAAAATAACCATGCTGCGTTTCGCCTCAATGCTCAGTATCCTGTATCAGTCAGGTTTGCCGGTACTGAAGACACTGGATATCGTGGGGATGACCATCGGCAATGTTGTGCTGACCAAGGAGATCGAAAGGATAAAACAGGAAGTGGCTGACGGTAAAGGCATTTCCGGCGGAGTAATGAGCAGCCGATTCTTCCCTCGTCTTGTAGGATATATGATATCTATCGGCGAGAAGAGCGGTTCTCTGCCGATGATGCTTGATTCTTTGTGCGAGTATTTCAATCTGGAGGTCAGGACAACCATCAAAAACCTGACCGTGATGATCGAGCCTTTGATGACGGCTGTTTTGGGTTTAGCGGTAATGGGCATGGCCCTGGCTATATTCCTGCCGATGTGGAATATGATCAAGGTATTCAAGGGCTGAGGCGGCCAAGGGTAAGCGTGGGGTTAAAGCGGATGACAGACCTGGAAAATAGGCTGGTTGAGAAAAAAATGGTCAGCATCGGGCAATTTGAGCATGCCCAAGAAGAGGCGCTTAAAATAAACCGTTCGGTCTGGGCCGGGCTGGTAATGCTGGGGTATCTTTCCGAAAAAGATATAAGCCGTTTTTTTGCCGGGGAGAGCGGGGTCCCTTATGTGGATATTGCCTCTTACAGGATAAGCCGGGAGATCCTGTCTTTGTTGGATAAAAATTACTGCATCCAGAATTTTGTTATTCCGTTATTCAAGATAAAGAACAGGTTATTCGTCGCTTGCAGCAATCCGTTTGATACCGGCCTTATGGGTGCCTTGGCGAAAATGAGCGGATTTATAATTGCGCCTCTGATCTGTGATGCCCACAGCATACAGGGAGCTTTGGATCTTTATTGGGGAATGGATGATAAATTCTTCGAAGCCGCAAGTTTTATTGTCGCCCCCAACCGGTTGAGGAAAATAAGCCTCTGGCGGGAATCAGAACGGTTAATGTTAACAATGCCGGTCACTGTAAAGCCTAAGGATGATTCGGTGCTTGTTCAATCAGCCTCGCCTATTGCCGGAAAGGCTTGCAATATATCCGCTAAAGGGAATTCTGCGGCAATAAGCATACCGCTTTTTTTGCCTGAAGGGGTTAAGATATTGGTGGATTTTAGTGCGCCGCAGACATCTTGCGGTTTAACGGCTTTAGGTGAAATAGTGCACAGTTATATGGATAGCGTTGAACAGTATACCCTGGGAATTAAATTTATTGAAATAAATGACGTAGCCAAAGCCAAGCTCTTGCAAATAGCTAAAGAGGGGAAATATAAGCAGAATTGATTTTGATAAACTATTAAGCGCAATTAAATATATACAAATATATTCAAAAGGTATAAAATAGTATTATTAAGGCGGTTATACCTATATATAACTTGGAATAATTAAACTAAGTTGCGAAAGGGAGTAATTTATGCTAGGGGACACGCGTTTTACAGCTCAAGAGGTTGCACAAAAGCTGGGGATCTCCAAACAGACCCTTTTCCGTTATGAGAAAAAAGGCGTATTCCCCAAGGCGCGCAGAAATTTGATCAATCGTTGGCGGCAATATACTGAGGAAGATATTGTCAGGTTAACAGAAATCATAAGGGGGAGCGTTGAATAATCCAGACAGAAAATTATTCAGTTTAGGTATTTTCTTCTTTATGCTCGGGCTCTGCGGCCACGCGTACTGCAATGGGACGGATAAGGCAGTTATCCGCGCGCCGGATTTTTACCAGAACAAAAAAGCAGCATTGGAGTTGAAGAAACGCCAGGCGATGATCGAGTTGGAGATGATCCGTAAAGAAGAGTTGGACCTGGAACGCAGACACAAAGAGATCACCCGCCTGGAAAGGCAGAAGAAACTGCAGGTAGATAAGCAAAAGACCATACAGGTTAGGGACTCTCTGGTGGCAGACGCCGAGGTGGAGGTAACGAAAGAGAAGAAGATCCTGGGGGAATTGCGTAAGGTGATGGAAGAGCAAAAACAACAATTGACAATGCAGATAGATAATTTGCGGCTGGAATTAATGCGTCAGGGCTTGGAAAGGGAAGAATTTGCCGCCAAGCAGAAAGCAAAAGAGCTCAAGTTAAAACAAGAAGAGGCTGCCCGCAAAAAGGCTGAGCGTGAAGAGGCCAGGAAAAAAGAAGAACAGCGCAAGGTTGAAGAGCTAAGAGCAAAACAGGCCCAAGAGCTGGAACTAAAAAAACAAAAGCAGGAGCAGTCCAGGCTGCTGGCTGAGCAGAAAGCAAAAGAGCTCGAGTTAAAACAGGAAGAAGTAGCCCGTAAAAAAGCCCGGATTGAAGAAATCCGGGAAAAAGAAAAATCCGTTAAGCAGGGGGAATTAAAGGCCAAGCAGGCTAAGCAGCTTGCGCTGGAGAAGCAGCGGGAGGAACAGGCGAAAGCGGCCGCTGAACAAAAGGTCCGGAAGAGCAGGGAGCTTAAAGACCTTCAAGCGGAATGCCAAAAGCGCGAAGAGGCCGCCAGGAAAGATTTGATCAAGCAGAAAGAAAAATGCCGTCAGGATGCGCTGGCCAAACAGGCAACGCTATTGAGTTATAAAAAAGCGTTGGCAGAACAGGATGCCGCTAAACGCAAGCAACGCGGCTGCGCGCTGAAAAAAGCCCGCAAAGATAAAATGCTCGCTGCGGCGCGAAAAAAAACAGAGGACTTGAAACGAAAACAAGAAGAGCAGCAGTTAAAGAAAATAGCGCAGGAGAAAGAGCGCGTCAGGCAGGATATCCAGAGCCTGGAACTTTTGAAGCAGGAGCGGATAAGGGGGGTCGAACTGGAAAAAAAGAAATTCGAGCTCGCCGAACGTAAAAGGCAGCTATCCGAACAGAGGATCGCTATAAAAATAAAACAACGGGATGATGCAATAAAACAAAAACAAGATCAGGATAGGATATTAGCTGAGCAGAAAGCCGGTGAATCGGCGCGGAAGCAGGCGCGGGATAAATTATTAGCCGAGCAGAAAGCAAAAGAGCTCAAATTAAAACAGGAAGAAGCTGCCCGTAAGAAGGCCGAGCGTGAAGAGGCCAGGAAAAAAG contains:
- a CDS encoding type II secretion system F family protein, producing the protein MATYVYKAVDSTGRMVKGEVDAASEIGVTTELAKMGYMPVSIAFKAKPKAGGVSFNFGKDNSGTVSPKALVIFSRQFAVIIKAAVPILEGLGVLAEQTDDQALKKALNQVIHDVEGGISLSQAMSKHPGVFSQLYVNTVVAGESAGILDKVLFRLSNMLEEDMENRTNISAAMRYPIMVIVALIMAVIALSVFVIPQFAGIYSTMSVSLPLPTTIMIIIGNVLTHYWYLVIAGVIGLFFLFKAAIKTGRGRYIWDDLKFKAPIISRVYTKITMLRFASMLSILYQSGLPVLKTLDIVGMTIGNVVLTKEIERIKQEVADGKGISGGVMSSRFFPRLVGYMISIGEKSGSLPMMLDSLCEYFNLEVRTTIKNLTVMIEPLMTAVLGLAVMGMALAIFLPMWNMIKVFKG
- a CDS encoding PilZ domain-containing protein produces the protein MTDLENRLVEKKMVSIGQFEHAQEEALKINRSVWAGLVMLGYLSEKDISRFFAGESGVPYVDIASYRISREILSLLDKNYCIQNFVIPLFKIKNRLFVACSNPFDTGLMGALAKMSGFIIAPLICDAHSIQGALDLYWGMDDKFFEAASFIVAPNRLRKISLWRESERLMLTMPVTVKPKDDSVLVQSASPIAGKACNISAKGNSAAISIPLFLPEGVKILVDFSAPQTSCGLTALGEIVHSYMDSVEQYTLGIKFIEINDVAKAKLLQIAKEGKYKQN